The Sparus aurata chromosome 10, fSpaAur1.1, whole genome shotgun sequence genome includes the window TTCTGTGCTGAGAGCCTAGCGTGTCCATATCCCTGATTCGCTCCACACCTGCAAATATTGGGGAGAAATTAATCATCAATTGTAATGCAACATTTAGCCACAACTGGTTGGTTTTTCGCACAAGAACtgacattttgttaaaaaaaactcaaacaaacGAGATATTCTGTTCAAAATTAAGCCAAATACTTATAAAGATAGAAACTTCATGCACATCCAAGTACAGTGAGACAAACAGGGCACAACAGCCTACCTCCATTTTTGCTGctcagcaggtcagacaggacaAGATCTACACCTGTGGTGTTGACGAGCTGAGACACATCAGCAGCCGATCCATTTTCAACCGCACCTATCAGCACCCTGAGAGAAAGAATGAGAACATTTGAGTCATCCTTCAAACCCTCCACCAGGTGTCGCTTTGCTTTTACAGTGCAGAGCATCTGTGGCTTGTGGATGCATTTCTTGTTGATGTGCCTCTCCCCAACTCCCCTCCCGCAGCCATGGAATGCTTTTAATCTCCACTTTCCCTCAGGACACACAACCCAGTCAGGTGACATTTCACTGATGCTTTTAAAAACTCCCCGAAACTCTGCCATACAAGTCCTGATTAGTGTAGACTTTGCTCAAAATTGCTTTCCCCACATCTGCAGGATACAGCAGATAATGGTTTGTCCAAGTTATCGTCTACTTATATACAGCACTTCAGGTCAGAGAATGGTAGCCGTCCTCACCTCTTCTTCGTTTCTTCTGTACGGTTGCCTTGGACGACAGCCTGCAGTTTTGGCCAGTCAGCAGAGCTGGAAGCGATGTTGAGGCCAGATAACTTGATACCATCCACACCCGAACTCAGCCAGTGAGCCGCTGCAGCCTGCAGGAGAACATGAGCTCTTTAGCTACGACAATGACACAGATTCTTTCTACACTGCACTACACTTTCACACACTGAAGAGTGACTGAATGAACACGGTGTGTGTCCTACCTTGACTTTCTCCAACACGTCACCAACATCACCATTGAACCACGGAGCATTTCCAAGGTAGTTTGGAGTCAGGTCAAGCACCACAGACATGCCTGATAGGAAACATAAATGACAagagttttttaaaaacaacacaacaaaacctcTCAAACACTAGACACCAATTTCCACACCTGAATATCTGATTTCAGGTAATGACCTACCCTTCTTATGGGCCTTCTCCAGCACAGCAGTCAGgtcctccttccttccctgtGTCGGGTCGATCTGGTCGAGAAACAGGGCGTCTGGTGTGTCGGGCTGGACACTGTGAAGAGGGCCCAGAACCAGACCTTTCACCTTCAGCTGATTTATTTCATCCAGCTTTGATTCAACACCTGGAGACAAATAGAAGTACAGGGACAGCGATGAAATGTTGGGTGATTCTTTACCTTGGTGATAGACAGAGTTGCTGTGTGAACAGTAACAAGTTCAGAAGGTTAGGACGAGAGGGCAGGAGACTGGAGAGGCATTTGGAGTGCTTAAGAGACAGCTGAGGAAAAATGCTGCTCTTTCAGCAAAGTATTGACTCAAGGCAGGAGCATGTGAGAGACTCCCTTCACACCATCTGCTGAGCATGTTAAGTCTGAGCACAAGGAGGTccattgtgtgtgtctgacccGATATCCCCCACACACAGTAGATAAATCAATTTTGACATCTAACATGAAGTCTAAAAATATATGCTGTACTAGGTTGCTCAACCTTAACCTCCTGAAATCAGAGTAGGAGAGATATGAAAGGCCTGACCAGACGTTTTCTGTCCTTTAGACCGTGAGTCACACGTTGTCAGTCTAGTCAGCAGTTTGGCATCCGGCCAGTTGAAATAGGCCACGCCGAAATAAAGATACCCAACACTCGGTCACACGACTTATACCTTATGAATGAGAGAGGGGCACCACACCAAAACTAGGCCATTATAAATTTAAAATTATCTCAGAGTCTTATTTTGGGAATGAGGACGATCCCATTAGCAAACAGACATGCAGGCCTCAGCAGGAAAGGGATAGAGGCATGGAAATACATATTCAGTCATGTTCTCTACCTTTCAGGCCATCAGAGAAAGCTTCAACATCAGAGATCTGGTACAGAGGTCCTTCATTCCACCAGTCCATGGGAGGAATTGGTTTGCAGCGAGGAGCCTGGACTATGATCACAATGGCTCCGGCCAGCATGCCGACCCAACCCAGCCAAAACAGGACGAGAAGCACCCAACGGGTTCTCACCCATCTAAACACAAAAGACACGGGGAAATATTGTTAAGACGACCACACCTGTACAATACTTTAATGAAATGTGGTTTTTAGCAACTCTTACCCCGGAGTGCCAGCAACCTTCATCAGCTCCTCTTTGGACAGCCCGGTGAACGTAACCTCGTCCTCAGGGACCTTCAGCTTGACGCTGCCATTTTTCTCTCCGCCTGCAGGTGGGCCGTCACCTGTCATGGGCTGCTTCTCAGGGTCCACCTCATTGAGCTCCACTTCCTTCATGTCAATCTCCGTGTCCTTATTCATGGTTATATCTAATTTCTGGTGGATAACAGGAGGGGAGACAGTTTGTTAGTCTGGTTTCCAGGGCAGAAATGATGCAAGTCAAGAACACCAGTCTCATAAACCTGTCTTACTGGATGTTAAGTCACCAGACATATGACCCATAatagtgacagaaaaaaagaacttCACATTTCAGGTCACTTGAATTATTAGCCAACACCTGGTACACACAGTACCCAAAAATTACTACCTGGCTGACTCCTAACACATAAAAGGTTATGAGTGTTGTTTATTAACCTTCACATTAGGGTTAGCTCTGAACTTATTACCTAAAGTTAGTAAACTGAACTTCGATAGCCGATATTAGTGACTGAGAAAGGCAGGTAAGGAGACATTAAACCCGCTGGGAAACTAATGTTAGCTCAGGACATCAGTAGTCATGACACTTGTTGCTGCAGCTAGCTGCGCAAACACTGAgaccttcacaataaaagataAGATACGATTGTTAGTGATACGATTATTCAAGAGGAAGTGCACAGAGTAGTTATTAAGCATTATTAACCATTGCTAAGTAAAGCCCCTCATGCCCACACATCATATCGGTGCGTCATTTACTGACTTCATGGAGCACTTTTTCCATCAAGCTGTggactttttgttttctcattaaAATAGTAATTATGTTGTTGCGAGGATAACGATGAACATTAATCACTTTATTAAGCTTTAAGACTACTTTTAAGCGCAATGTTCgacctgtaaaataacatgGTTTTATTCATTGATAACGTTACTACCGGAAGTCTTTTTACGCTAGCTTGCCGGTTCAGTCTGGTTCCGAAATCTTTCAGGGTTCGtctaacagaaaaaagaaaacttttgaAATATCTCCTTAACTCATTTATCAACATATATATTAAGACAAAAATTGTAACTCAATAAAAGTGCCTAAATCTATGTTTGACAGCGTGTCTTGGATAAAGATGATGAAATCAAGCCCCTCCCAAACGTCATCCCCTGAAGCTGCACGAGGTCGGTTGACTTTACTTCCCGCTCTCTGTAATGTAGTAAAACTCGTAAAATAAGTTCTGTGGCTTAAATGTTAAGAAAGTAAATTCAACattaccttaaaaaacaagagAACAACAACGTATAGTCCGTCCTGGGTGTGTTTCTCTCTTGGGCgcctgtttttctcctcttctgttttaATCTTCTTACAAAGAGGCTTGCGCTGTATTTGTAGTGCCTGTTTCCCCGCCCACCGCTGAACGAGCCAATAGGATATTTCTGTCTCTCCACGCCCCGCCCACACAGCCTCCACGATGCTCAGCAGTGTTTGAACACCACAGGTCCAAGTTATCAGAGTTCTGTCAACACATTCTCTCCTGATTGATCCTGCAGTCAGATCAATGCAGCCAGCCATGTATATCCACCACTGCTCATGTTTACAGGCTCATCACACTAAAGAGCTGATCAATGGATTGATCACACAGTGTCAATAACTTTTTAACCCTAAGACATCCATTCTCCTCCAGATGAAAAATCATATTTGTAGgttaaatcaatcaatcaattaatcaatcaaaactttattgtcatttagctGTACCAACAAAAGTAGTGCAACAAAAATGAGATTACATTTctcacaataaacaaaaatatattgtgtttgtgtttattacaTTACTCTGTAAGAGAACAACAATGTATAGTCCGTCCTGACATGACATTCTGTAACATGACACTATTACAAACATGAGCCTATAACCATTTTTGtaaattattatatatatatatattgtgtgtgttcattgtgtttgtgacaatctcaaaggtgcaatatataagaaCTAACTAAAAacctacatattgcacatttaataCATGCTGTTTTTATACAAACCCTGCATGCTGTATATATACATGTCTATTTGTTCACATAACAGTTTAGCGTTGAGCTGTGTAACACTGGGAACAACATACTCAAATTCCTTGTATGTGTACACACACTTCTCCAATAAAGCCAGTAGGTTGCTGGTCTttaggggcggctgtggctcaggggtagagccagcgtctggttattggaaggtcgctggtttgattcctctggtctgcatgttgaagtgagCTTTGGTAAGAAAGTGaagcccaaactgctcctgatgtgctggttggcaccttacATGGCACCATGATAGTGCTGATGTTGAAAGCAAATTATTGAAaatcagtgtatgtatgaattaccatgagtcgctttggacaaaatgtaaatgtttacacCTTTGCAGCCGTTGTGTAAGATTGTTGTCCCTCACTCAGAGCTACATAGGAGCTAAAGGAGATGGAGGCTGTCGACTGAAGACAATGTCGCAACACAatgtgttagcagtaactaaAATAATCTGTTTGCAAACTTTTCCTCAAGATAATATGATCAGTTGCATAAGCCTTGTTGATGATCATCATCAGCTGGGGCCTTTAATCATTTAATGAGTGGAGATTGCCCTCCTTTTATTTTACCATACAGACCTCATCTGCACCATTTTCCTCCCCATTAACAAGTGATAAACATCTCCTGGCTGATCTGTGTCTCCTGATGTGATCATGATCAAACTACAGTGCCGCCCAGTACAGCAGAATATAGTAACCAGTTACtgaacatgttgttgttgtttttgcttttatgtTTCACTTCTAGGTGAAAGATTAGCATAAATGTTGATGATCAGTGATATTAAGTAATAATGTGTTCTGTATTAAAAgagcactttgtagttttggagacaAAATGTAAACGCTGaatctttacatttacaatattaatgaggtaataatgaaAATTCAGAAATACTTATTTTTTCCCCATAACTGTATTAGCAAGCTCTCACAggaaaaaagtgtttattttctctgtgtctgcatataaaatcagtaaatgaaGGTCTCTCTCTTCAGATGAACATTTCTTCCCCCCTAAACTACAAACTTTAGAGTCTGGAGAACATGTGCGATCAGCTGAATCTGATAAACAATGTCTTCATGTTGGTGCATGTGCTCTGAAGACTCCCCCAGCTGCTGTTGGCCTCAGAGTTACAGTAGCAGCAGACTTCCAGGAAAAAGGACGCTCGAACTAAAAGTCCTGCTTGAagcactgtttgtttgtctcagtAAGGGACAGTAAGCAACACCAGGCTGTATGAAGGTTTATGAGAAATTACACAAGTGTAAATGATACTCTCATTCCTGTgaggtctgtctgtctgttgtaaACAGGGAGTGAGAAAACATGCGCTGACGTCATAAAGAACTAATTGGATTAAAATGTCATGCACAGGAAGAAGCTCCTCAtgattgattgatgatgatATCACTTCTCTTTATCTTGTATCTCCTCCCGCCCCCCACACCaatccctccccctctctgttttctcctctgtcttgCTCGACCAGTCTGTAACTGCACCTCTGCATGTGTGCGCTTGTTTTGTGCACCTGTATGTTTTGGTTCGGTCTCTATCGTAACTCCCTGAGGGGTTTCACAGTGAAGCAAAGAATGTTCCTTTACACAGAGTCTGTCAGACTCTAATAGAGGCTAATAACAATCCTGCTGGTGGTATGTTATTTAACGGTGCTCAGATGTGAAGAAtttttggttgaaaacattcaaaagggTTACCCAAATTATCAGCATATTATAAAAGAATaactatttttaaaatgcaactgGTCATCACATCCTGGTCAAAAGTACCTACACTAGCAGTGTAAACGGCAACACTTCGCTGGTGCTCCAGGCTCCAATCCCTGACTGCTgactgcacagctaactaagctaactagctaaatcAACAAGTGGCTAATTCTTACATGTTGGACGTTTAAGTGGGACTTAAATCAGGGCGTGCAGACAGATATCAGCTGTGGGTAGTAATGCTCCTGAGAGAAGGCTGTGTATTCTCATCTCAGGTTCCTGCTAAAGTATCTGTCACATGTTGGTGCACGCTGTTCAACATGAGCACGTTCACAGGACCATCATTCTATATGCAGCccttttctatatttgggtctggagctgctgtgtttctaTTTGTGTATCTGAGACATTATAACGCTTCCATAGGTCATTTAACCCCAATTATTGCAGAAGGAGTTTTATGAAACTGGCACTGCTTCTGAAATTTAGCAGTGGAAACTTTATGTGATGATCATCTAGATATTGCCAAGATCAAAATAAGGGCGTGACACCGATCTCCCTCCACTAGAGTAACTCAAACACTCgccatctgtttctgtttttatctctgttgatcgtgtgtgtgcgcctgGTGGAGTCGGGTTGTAACAGAGCTGTTGACTGCTGGACGGGAGGACAAACAGAGCAGGGACTCGTTCTGAAGGGAACAATGTTTGAGCTGACGCTGGATATAGGGAGGTTTgggagaaaaacaaaggaaatgggaagagaggaggaggaggaggagcccaaaaaaaagaggggaaagggcagacggaaagagagaaagaagggggCAGGGAGGTAAACATGTTTATGAGAACGTGGCCTTGGGTATTAATGGAAACACTACACACTGTAGCTGCAGTGTTTTCCCACATGTTGTCTGAGTCATGATGAGCGTACTCACCTCCAACAACCAGAACCTCTGAGATTCATTCTGCTGAAAGGGCCTGTGCCTCGTTCATGTTTGGCAGTAGAGGAGGAGGGGACGGTATCACTGGATCCATCTGCAGACCAGGCCTGAACACACATGGAGAGGACAGGACGGGGGTGgagctgctgcgtggttcagccTGTTTTCTCTGAGGCAGGAGGGGAACAGGCAGGGATTACTGTACATACTTTACTCTGGTGACTAACAGGTCAGACAAAGACATAGAAGGTTACTAAACAGTGTGTAGAATTTAGGGGAAAATAATAtctataattatgttttcaccagtgaataatcacctgaaactgataatcgctgtgtttttgttattagAATGAGCTTTTACATCTAGAGGGAGGCGTCCTCTTCTGCAGCCTTTCACGTTTTTAGCAGCAACAGTTGAggagggtgagacgaggggAGTTTAGTTGGTTCCATTCTGCAACCTCACCGCTAGACGCAACTATATCCTGGGATACCCACTGGACCTTTAGCTGGTTAACAGACTGGGAAACCATGTGTTCATGATGcaattctgtctgtctgacacctGTAAGAACTTCCTGGGAAATGAAGGTTGATTGGCAGTCcaggcggccattttcctctgacatcacgctcatGGTGGGAGGCTCAAATGTCACACTGTTCGTAGTCAACATTACTATTTGATAATGTCACACGATATAAGAGAAAAGGCATAGATTAATCATGTCATCACATCATGGAGACATTTATTTGAGCCTGAAAGCCTGAGTGTAAATAAACGATAACGTTAGCTATAGGAAGTGTttaaatgctaacgttagctatcaCAGATCGAATGTGTTGTTCTACCGTGAAATATGGCCTGATTACCCCCCAGTTCAACAGTCATTGTC containing:
- the slc3a2a gene encoding solute carrier family 3 member 2a — protein: MNKDTEIDMKEVELNEVDPEKQPMTGDGPPAGGEKNGSVKLKVPEDEVTFTGLSKEELMKVAGTPGWVRTRWVLLVLFWLGWVGMLAGAIVIIVQAPRCKPIPPMDWWNEGPLYQISDVEAFSDGLKGVESKLDEINQLKVKGLVLGPLHSVQPDTPDALFLDQIDPTQGRKEDLTAVLEKAHKKGMSVVLDLTPNYLGNAPWFNGDVGDVLEKVKAAAAHWLSSGVDGIKLSGLNIASSSADWPKLQAVVQGNRTEETKKRVLIGAVENGSAADVSQLVNTTGVDLVLSDLLSSKNGGVERIRDMDTLGSQHRSLAWGLGATQQDQLSKQAMTPGLIRLYQLLLFTMPGTPVFTYGDEIGLQAGQGSASPKMVWDIQKEPADGTPVNETAEAERKERVDIRKWFISLSDLRGKERSLLHGDYYSLYSSTSSLSFLRVWDQSNRYITAVNWGGAAEKLKLKLAPTEGLELPETATVTLSTDEALKAEDTVSLDEITLAAGGAVLLQFPYKA